The Opitutales bacterium ASA1 genome window below encodes:
- a CDS encoding VCBS repeat-containing protein, with the protein MPCLFAGHFAEGTPPQSRAFEPRSSASGSTLFSRVGPDVTGIDSINRYDDPAMWGTRFQEFSLGSIGTGVAIGDFDGDGRPDVLVSNKLEPIRLHRNLGGFRFEDVTERAGLSGGSTGWLASVRSRLKIGSESDAERVWKQGVAFVDVNNDGRLDIFVCRNAAPNLLWMNVGDGTFSEEAEKRGLALVDASGMASFCDYDRDGWLDVYVQTNMLSGASGPEGRPDRLYRNLGDGFFRDVTTEAGIVGDTLGHAAIWWDFDEDGWPDLYVANDFAVPDRLYRNNGDGTFTDVIDAVVPSMPFSSMGADFGDVNNDGRLDFFVAEMMPRTHETDQRGMAVTRGMPRDDLRGYAGAPQYMRNMLYLNTGTGRMEEVAWTAGLAATEWTWSVRFEDLDNDGRVDLHVTNGMNREHQNADLRQRVYAAESPAQRIQVMRASPVLSEANLAYRNLGDLRFEEIGAAWGLDEVGVSFGAAFGDLDGDGDLDLVHVNYEGAVSVYRNDSADGGRVVLELRGRESNRFGLGAVVRLESASGVQVRALGSSRGYLSTSEPVVHFGLGADERIERLTVSWPSGYEQVFEDLAVDRRYVIEEGGDRRAVTGGSVRAWFESGGGSLGLEVSREEDTSAGAWAEQQPLQPWHFRRAGPALAAGDVDGDGRAELVLAGTGRSEAVVLEREGDGGAAVRFRAWSPSDAQWVAPAGLEDGPLAVFDADGDGRADVLRAWSGVGQPAGSPAYRPRLWSSDGEGGLRIRPTDTLPEFGGPVGALAVGDFDGDGRADVFVGGRQVPGRYPLPARSALWRNLGDGRFEDATAVWAEQASEIGMVTAALWSDVDGDGRPDLIVATEWGGVYSFRNDGGERLVDRSVEWGFATAGRGLWTSLAVGDFDGDGRPDFVLGNLGTNTPYAASEARPIELYHGDFGGRGPAQLIEAYYEGDRLLPRRTRRDLGAQIPGILRRFASNDRYAAASLGEIVGEERLARARRFTATELRSGVLLGGADGRWRFRPLPRAAQLAPWQGIAVGDFDGDGHADIAAVQNTYSPIDYTGRFSGGLGVLLQGDGAGDFTVVEHARSGFVVPGDAKALVATDLDGDGRPDLVATRNGETTLAFVNRAAHSREHRHEEARR; encoded by the coding sequence GTGCCGTGCCTGTTCGCCGGCCACTTCGCGGAAGGAACACCGCCGCAAAGCCGTGCTTTCGAGCCACGGTCCTCCGCGTCCGGTAGCACGCTCTTTTCCCGCGTCGGTCCCGACGTCACCGGTATCGACTCGATCAATCGATACGACGATCCGGCCATGTGGGGGACGCGGTTCCAAGAGTTCTCTCTCGGGTCGATCGGGACCGGCGTCGCGATCGGCGATTTCGACGGCGACGGTCGGCCCGACGTGCTCGTCTCGAACAAACTCGAGCCGATCCGCCTCCATCGCAACCTCGGCGGCTTCCGGTTCGAAGACGTGACCGAGCGTGCAGGTCTGAGCGGTGGGAGCACGGGCTGGCTCGCGTCCGTGCGCAGCCGGTTGAAGATCGGCTCGGAGTCCGACGCAGAGCGCGTTTGGAAACAGGGCGTCGCCTTCGTCGACGTGAACAACGACGGCCGGCTCGACATCTTCGTCTGCCGCAACGCCGCGCCCAATCTGCTCTGGATGAACGTCGGCGACGGCACCTTCTCCGAAGAAGCGGAAAAGCGCGGTCTCGCGCTCGTCGACGCGAGCGGGATGGCCTCCTTCTGCGACTACGATCGCGACGGGTGGCTCGACGTCTACGTGCAGACCAACATGCTCAGCGGCGCTTCCGGTCCGGAGGGGCGTCCCGACCGCTTGTATCGGAATCTCGGAGACGGATTCTTTCGCGACGTCACCACCGAGGCGGGCATCGTCGGCGACACCCTCGGACACGCGGCGATCTGGTGGGATTTCGACGAGGATGGGTGGCCCGATCTCTACGTCGCCAACGACTTCGCCGTGCCGGATCGCCTGTATCGAAACAATGGAGACGGCACCTTCACCGACGTGATCGACGCGGTCGTCCCCTCCATGCCGTTCTCATCCATGGGCGCGGACTTCGGCGACGTGAACAACGACGGCCGACTCGACTTCTTCGTGGCCGAGATGATGCCTCGCACTCACGAGACCGACCAACGAGGCATGGCCGTGACACGTGGCATGCCTCGCGACGATCTCCGCGGCTACGCCGGAGCGCCGCAGTACATGCGCAACATGCTCTACCTGAACACGGGCACGGGACGGATGGAGGAGGTGGCGTGGACGGCGGGCTTGGCGGCGACGGAATGGACGTGGTCGGTGCGTTTCGAGGATCTCGACAACGACGGCCGCGTGGACCTGCACGTCACCAACGGCATGAACCGCGAGCACCAGAACGCGGACCTTCGGCAACGCGTCTACGCGGCCGAGAGCCCGGCGCAACGCATTCAAGTCATGCGTGCGAGTCCCGTGTTGTCGGAGGCGAACCTGGCGTATCGCAATCTCGGGGACTTGCGTTTCGAGGAGATCGGTGCGGCGTGGGGATTGGACGAAGTGGGGGTGAGTTTCGGTGCGGCGTTCGGGGATTTGGACGGGGACGGGGACTTGGACTTGGTCCACGTGAACTACGAGGGTGCGGTGAGCGTGTATCGCAACGACTCGGCGGACGGAGGGCGAGTGGTGCTCGAGCTGCGTGGTCGGGAGTCGAACCGCTTCGGGTTGGGCGCGGTGGTGCGATTGGAGAGCGCGAGCGGCGTGCAGGTGCGTGCGTTGGGTTCGTCTCGGGGATATCTTTCGACGAGCGAGCCGGTGGTGCATTTCGGGTTGGGCGCCGACGAGCGGATCGAGCGGTTGACGGTGTCGTGGCCGAGTGGATACGAGCAGGTTTTCGAGGATCTCGCGGTGGACCGTCGCTACGTGATCGAAGAGGGCGGAGATCGGCGTGCGGTGACGGGCGGCTCGGTGCGGGCTTGGTTCGAGTCGGGGGGCGGGTCGCTGGGTTTGGAGGTGTCGCGCGAGGAGGACACGAGTGCTGGGGCGTGGGCGGAGCAACAGCCGTTGCAGCCGTGGCACTTCCGCCGCGCGGGACCTGCGCTGGCGGCGGGCGACGTGGACGGTGACGGACGCGCCGAGTTGGTGTTGGCGGGGACGGGGCGTTCGGAAGCGGTCGTGCTGGAGCGAGAGGGCGACGGCGGCGCCGCGGTGCGTTTCCGGGCGTGGTCACCGTCGGATGCGCAGTGGGTTGCGCCCGCGGGTTTGGAGGACGGGCCTTTGGCGGTGTTCGACGCGGACGGGGACGGACGTGCGGACGTGTTGCGGGCGTGGAGCGGGGTGGGGCAGCCCGCCGGGTCGCCCGCGTATCGTCCGCGGTTGTGGTCGAGCGACGGGGAAGGCGGGCTGCGTATCAGGCCAACGGATACGTTGCCGGAGTTCGGGGGGCCGGTGGGAGCGTTGGCGGTGGGGGACTTCGACGGTGACGGGCGTGCGGACGTGTTCGTGGGCGGTCGGCAGGTACCTGGGCGTTATCCGCTGCCGGCGCGCAGCGCGCTGTGGCGCAATCTGGGCGACGGGCGTTTCGAGGACGCGACGGCCGTGTGGGCGGAGCAGGCGTCGGAGATCGGGATGGTGACTGCGGCGCTGTGGAGCGACGTGGACGGGGACGGTCGTCCGGACCTGATCGTGGCGACGGAGTGGGGCGGGGTGTATTCGTTTCGCAACGACGGTGGCGAGCGCTTGGTGGATCGGAGCGTGGAATGGGGTTTCGCGACCGCGGGGAGGGGACTGTGGACCTCGCTGGCGGTGGGGGACTTCGACGGAGACGGTCGTCCGGACTTCGTGTTGGGCAACCTCGGCACGAACACGCCCTACGCGGCGAGCGAGGCGCGGCCGATCGAGCTCTACCACGGCGACTTCGGCGGTCGTGGGCCGGCGCAACTGATCGAAGCGTACTACGAGGGTGATCGGTTGTTGCCGCGTCGGACGCGTCGCGACCTCGGAGCGCAGATCCCGGGGATCCTGCGGCGCTTCGCGTCGAACGACCGCTACGCGGCGGCGAGCCTGGGCGAGATCGTGGGGGAGGAACGGCTGGCGCGGGCGCGGCGCTTCACGGCGACGGAGTTGCGCAGCGGGGTGTTGCTCGGCGGTGCCGACGGGCGGTGGCGTTTCCGGCCGCTGCCGCGTGCGGCGCAGCTCGCGCCGTGGCAGGGGATCGCGGTGGGTGACTTCGACGGAGACGGACACGCGGACATCGCGGCGGTGCAGAACACGTATTCACCGATCGACTACACGGGACGATTCTCGGGCGGCTTGGGCGTGCTGCTGCAGGGCGACGGCGCGGGCGACTTCACGGTGGTGGAGCACGCGCGCAGCGGCTTCGTCGTGCCGGGAGACGCCAAGGCGCTGGTCGCGACCGACCTCGACGGGGACGGCCGCCCGGACCTCGTGGCCACGCGCAACGGCGAGACCACGCTCGCGTTCGTCAATCGCGCCGCGCACTCGCGCGAGCATCGACACGAGGAGGCGAGGCGGTGA
- a CDS encoding WYL domain-containing transcriptional regulator encodes MWCIHESLTAGDPVRLSALSRALEVSARTLKRDIERMRDFHGAPIAWDASRRSYVYTAACEFLPLLRFTADEALALVLAGRTFASWHGTPLGDAIASALAKVGHVIGGAISVDAAGLASFVSIGDTASLPTHERRWLALLLEAIQRRRVVRLVYRKPDRHPSTPSPREIHPLHLAFADHRWMLVAHDPARSGIRHFLLDRIVDAVVTTKSFAPPEGFDALAHLRGSIGRFSGESVVEIRIRFDSTVAPYVLERPWHRSQRTRHLPDGALEITLALNNLVDIQRHILACGRHAEVLAPAELRATIAAEAAALHALYSTPPTTDAATAANSTANFAGGTLGVPALVVASPSPTPSQS; translated from the coding sequence ATGTGGTGTATCCACGAGAGCCTTACGGCCGGAGACCCCGTCCGACTCTCGGCCCTGTCCCGCGCGCTCGAAGTCAGCGCGCGCACCCTCAAACGCGACATCGAGCGCATGCGCGACTTCCACGGCGCACCGATCGCATGGGACGCCTCCCGACGCAGCTACGTCTACACCGCCGCGTGCGAGTTCCTGCCCCTCCTGCGCTTCACCGCCGACGAAGCCCTCGCCCTCGTCCTCGCCGGCCGCACGTTCGCCAGCTGGCACGGCACCCCCCTCGGCGACGCGATCGCTTCCGCGCTGGCAAAAGTCGGCCACGTCATCGGCGGGGCGATCTCCGTCGACGCCGCCGGGCTCGCCTCCTTCGTCTCCATCGGCGACACCGCTTCCCTGCCCACCCACGAACGCCGCTGGCTCGCCCTCCTCCTCGAAGCCATCCAGCGCCGACGCGTCGTCCGACTCGTCTACCGCAAGCCCGACCGGCACCCGAGCACGCCGTCGCCTCGCGAGATCCATCCCCTCCACCTCGCCTTCGCCGACCACCGCTGGATGCTCGTCGCTCACGACCCCGCGCGCAGCGGCATCCGCCACTTCCTCCTCGACCGCATCGTCGACGCCGTCGTCACGACGAAGAGCTTCGCCCCGCCCGAGGGCTTCGATGCCCTCGCCCACCTCCGCGGCAGTATCGGACGCTTCAGCGGCGAGTCCGTAGTCGAGATCCGGATACGCTTCGACTCGACCGTCGCGCCCTACGTGCTCGAGCGCCCCTGGCACCGCTCACAGCGCACGCGCCACCTCCCCGACGGCGCCCTCGAGATCACCCTCGCCCTCAACAACCTCGTCGACATCCAGCGCCACATCCTCGCCTGCGGCCGCCACGCCGAGGTCCTCGCCCCTGCCGAACTCCGCGCCACGATCGCCGCCGAAGCCGCCGCGCTGCACGCGCTCTACTCGACTCCACCGACCACCGACGCAGCCACCGCCGCGAATTCCACCGCGAACTTCGCAGGCGGGACACTCGGTGTCCCTGCTCTCGTGGTAGCCTCGCCTTCGCCCACGCCTTCGCAGTCGTGA
- a CDS encoding CRISPR-associated helicase/endonuclease Cas3, with translation MKHDMHPAPTPERRYYAHTAEDEQGNRLPESSGKWQLLADHLRNVADLAAKFAAPFNASAEARLAGLLHDLGKYRFEFQAYLRGERSSSAETQHAVFGAAWAADENHPQLFASKLAIAGHHAGLHDHSDLAGMFAKRGLDIPRCLPALISKLEGELGPLPPAPVPPSWVCDEFSAEFYARIVFSCLVDADRLDTGHWPEKPAEDVVLDCDALLSTVHAERARKTSSNPDSPLAGLRNRIFDTALERATLPPGFFSLTVPTGGGKTLASMAFALAHARAHGLRRVIVVIPYLSIIEQNAAEYRRIFGDGVVLENHSGVQPRDDASEEERSRLDLVSENWDAPVIVTTSVQFLESLFASSPTRCRKLHRIPRSVVIFDEVQTLPAHVLAPTFNVLRQLATNYATSFIFSSATQPAFRRCTSLPDGFLPDELREIAPEPDELFRKLRRVSYHLPAAGVSLDWTALAQQLAAKPQVLCVVNLTRHAKEVWEQLTARLPRDEAPIHLSSAMCAEHRLSLLAQIRASLRDGRPCRVVSTQLIEAGVDVDFPEVWRALGPLDSIVQVAGRCNREGRRASGAVHVFRPAEHKLPRGVYSAAADQAALTLASLGDAATAGEQLATGSSVFAGYFQSLYDVVNTDYARPGESTIQDDRKLLRYREVSRKARVIEDSGTPVIVAGDNHGGSWAAPLIEEIRTRQLSPGKPRFTRDDLRRLQRYMVNVRAHKFQLLETRGLIRPLLPNLELHVLDVACYHPALGLMLENTQPDDFLV, from the coding sequence ATGAAACACGACATGCACCCCGCCCCGACTCCCGAGCGCCGCTACTACGCCCACACCGCCGAAGACGAACAGGGCAACCGGCTCCCTGAATCTTCGGGCAAGTGGCAACTCTTGGCCGACCACCTCCGCAACGTCGCCGACCTAGCCGCGAAATTCGCCGCCCCTTTCAACGCCAGCGCCGAAGCCCGCCTCGCCGGCCTGCTGCACGATTTAGGAAAATATCGTTTTGAATTCCAGGCCTACCTCCGCGGCGAGCGCTCCAGCAGCGCGGAAACCCAACACGCCGTCTTTGGTGCAGCGTGGGCTGCCGACGAAAACCACCCTCAGCTCTTCGCATCAAAGCTCGCCATCGCGGGGCACCACGCCGGACTTCACGACCACAGCGACCTCGCTGGGATGTTTGCCAAGCGTGGCCTGGACATTCCCCGCTGCCTTCCCGCACTCATCTCGAAACTCGAGGGCGAACTCGGCCCTCTTCCACCCGCACCTGTTCCACCGTCATGGGTTTGTGATGAGTTCAGTGCGGAGTTCTATGCCCGTATCGTCTTCTCGTGCCTCGTTGACGCTGATCGACTCGACACCGGACATTGGCCTGAGAAGCCGGCTGAGGATGTCGTGCTCGACTGCGACGCACTGCTCTCGACCGTTCACGCCGAGCGGGCCCGCAAGACTTCTTCCAATCCCGACAGTCCGCTCGCAGGCCTTCGCAATCGGATCTTCGACACTGCCCTCGAACGCGCGACGCTCCCTCCCGGCTTCTTCTCGCTCACCGTCCCGACAGGCGGCGGCAAGACGCTCGCGTCGATGGCCTTCGCATTGGCGCACGCCCGTGCCCATGGCCTGCGTCGGGTGATCGTTGTTATTCCCTACCTCTCGATCATCGAACAGAACGCAGCCGAGTATCGACGCATCTTCGGCGATGGAGTGGTGCTCGAAAACCACTCCGGTGTCCAACCGCGAGACGATGCCTCTGAGGAGGAGCGGTCGCGTCTCGATCTCGTCTCGGAGAACTGGGACGCGCCGGTCATCGTGACGACCTCCGTTCAGTTTCTCGAATCACTTTTCGCCTCGAGTCCGACGCGTTGCCGCAAACTCCACCGCATCCCACGCTCCGTCGTCATCTTTGACGAGGTGCAGACACTGCCCGCGCATGTGCTTGCGCCGACGTTCAACGTGCTACGTCAGTTGGCGACAAACTACGCCACGAGCTTCATCTTCAGTTCCGCCACTCAGCCTGCGTTCCGCCGCTGCACCTCCCTGCCTGATGGATTTCTCCCGGACGAGCTTCGCGAGATCGCGCCGGAGCCCGACGAGCTTTTCAGGAAACTCCGCCGGGTCTCCTATCACCTTCCAGCCGCGGGCGTATCGCTTGATTGGACTGCGCTTGCCCAGCAACTCGCCGCTAAGCCGCAGGTCCTGTGCGTCGTCAATCTCACGCGCCACGCAAAGGAGGTTTGGGAGCAGCTCACAGCTCGCCTTCCGCGCGACGAGGCTCCGATCCATCTCTCCTCCGCGATGTGCGCCGAGCATCGCCTCTCCCTGCTCGCACAGATCCGCGCCTCGCTCCGCGACGGTCGCCCCTGCCGCGTCGTATCGACTCAGTTGATCGAGGCCGGCGTGGACGTGGATTTCCCCGAAGTCTGGCGTGCCCTCGGTCCACTCGACTCGATCGTCCAGGTCGCCGGTCGCTGCAATCGCGAGGGGCGACGCGCCTCGGGCGCCGTGCATGTCTTCCGTCCCGCCGAGCACAAGCTTCCTCGAGGTGTTTACAGCGCCGCGGCCGATCAGGCGGCGCTCACCCTTGCCTCCCTCGGTGACGCCGCCACCGCTGGCGAACAGCTCGCCACGGGCTCCAGCGTATTCGCCGGGTATTTCCAGTCGCTCTATGATGTCGTGAACACCGACTACGCTCGCCCGGGCGAGTCCACGATACAGGACGACCGAAAGCTCCTGCGCTACCGCGAGGTTTCTCGCAAGGCCCGCGTGATCGAAGACTCCGGCACACCCGTCATCGTCGCAGGCGACAATCACGGAGGGTCATGGGCCGCGCCGCTCATCGAGGAGATCCGCACCCGCCAACTCTCGCCCGGCAAGCCGCGCTTCACCCGCGACGATCTGCGTCGCCTCCAGCGCTACATGGTCAATGTCCGCGCGCACAAGTTTCAGCTTCTCGAAACTCGCGGCCTCATTCGTCCCCTCCTGCCCAATCTAGAACTGCACGTGCTCGACGTCGCCTGCTATCACCCCGCACTCGGGCTGATGCTGGAAAACACCCAACCCGACGACTTCCTCGTATGA
- the cas8c gene encoding type I-C CRISPR-associated protein Cas8c/Csd1, whose product MLLKHLYDFAVSRKLLDDLAFSSKAVRWIIELDRHGELVGTGPQIAGDDKRGKEFSCPQTTRPKVAGGVSEFLADGLTAVFGLDTDPDASMSESKRADRDANNLAKRTDFWAQIESARRAAPSEEIDAVAAFGSRLATQPPAFLRWGRATDGRSEKSAWWITTAGGVEIRLGPENFTFRVNGNLLLEDEALREFWRNTHAREVADAREGYRSGLCLVTGSHNQKLAPTHNPKIQGVPNTQSFGAAIVSFDKPAFGSYGFDQSLNSPTSDEAATAYCVALNHLIQRNDHSVRIGQTCLCFWAAHTPIEQTPFAFLNRPDPKAVRDFIRAPFAGIERELVLRDRFFAVTLAGNSGRIVVRHWLQATVEQAIENLQHWFADLAIDVPPRPPRKTKPGGKEKDFHPLSIYWLACTTVREAKDLPADVPAQLYRAALEGTAPSVALLKPILDQLHSRLLRDENYQLVFDESRFALLKLILNRQPDRPMEIKTSVTADTDDAAYNCGRLLAILAATQDKAHEFKLEGPGVAERYFGTAGVSPASVFPLLLRLNRHHLNKISKSERFGGHEHFIQQQIEAVLALFKPPQPGRPPAFPRTLDLQSQGRFALGFYQQSAADAAARQTNKKDAEPAAAAS is encoded by the coding sequence ATGCTGCTCAAACACCTCTATGACTTCGCGGTGTCGAGAAAGCTCCTCGACGACCTCGCGTTCAGCTCTAAGGCGGTCCGCTGGATCATCGAACTCGACCGCCACGGAGAACTGGTCGGCACTGGTCCGCAAATTGCGGGCGACGACAAACGCGGCAAGGAATTCTCCTGTCCGCAGACAACACGCCCCAAGGTGGCCGGCGGCGTCTCCGAATTCCTTGCCGACGGACTGACCGCGGTCTTTGGACTCGATACAGACCCTGACGCTTCGATGTCCGAGTCGAAGCGCGCAGATCGCGACGCGAACAACCTCGCCAAGCGAACCGACTTTTGGGCACAGATTGAAAGCGCACGTCGTGCCGCACCCAGCGAGGAGATCGACGCAGTCGCCGCGTTCGGATCGCGCCTCGCCACACAGCCTCCGGCATTCCTGCGTTGGGGCAGGGCGACGGATGGCCGCTCCGAAAAGTCTGCATGGTGGATAACGACGGCAGGCGGCGTGGAGATTCGCCTGGGGCCGGAGAACTTCACATTCCGGGTCAACGGAAACCTCCTCCTTGAAGACGAGGCGCTCCGCGAGTTCTGGCGCAACACCCACGCGCGCGAAGTGGCTGATGCGCGCGAGGGATACCGTTCCGGACTTTGCCTCGTCACGGGGAGCCACAACCAGAAGCTCGCACCAACCCACAACCCAAAGATCCAAGGCGTACCCAACACCCAATCGTTCGGTGCGGCCATTGTCTCTTTCGATAAGCCGGCCTTTGGCTCCTACGGTTTCGATCAGAGCCTCAACTCACCCACCTCGGACGAGGCCGCAACCGCCTACTGCGTCGCACTCAATCACCTGATCCAACGCAACGACCACTCGGTTCGTATCGGCCAGACCTGCCTGTGTTTCTGGGCGGCACACACACCCATAGAGCAAACCCCGTTCGCGTTCCTCAACCGCCCCGACCCCAAAGCCGTCCGCGACTTTATTCGCGCGCCGTTTGCAGGCATCGAACGCGAACTCGTCCTCCGCGACCGCTTCTTTGCGGTGACTCTCGCCGGCAACTCTGGACGGATCGTCGTGCGACATTGGCTCCAGGCTACGGTCGAGCAAGCGATCGAGAACCTCCAGCATTGGTTTGCCGACCTCGCGATCGATGTGCCGCCTCGTCCGCCCAGGAAGACGAAGCCGGGCGGCAAGGAGAAGGATTTCCACCCGCTGTCCATCTACTGGCTTGCCTGCACCACCGTGCGAGAGGCGAAGGATCTGCCCGCCGACGTCCCTGCACAGCTCTACCGCGCGGCGCTCGAAGGCACCGCGCCATCGGTGGCGTTGCTCAAGCCGATCCTCGACCAACTCCACTCCCGCCTCCTCCGGGATGAAAACTACCAGCTCGTCTTCGACGAGTCCCGCTTCGCCCTGCTCAAACTCATTCTCAACCGCCAGCCCGATCGCCCCATGGAAATCAAAACATCCGTAACTGCCGACACCGACGATGCCGCCTACAACTGCGGCCGACTCCTCGCCATCCTCGCCGCCACCCAGGACAAGGCGCACGAGTTCAAGCTCGAAGGGCCAGGCGTGGCCGAGCGCTACTTCGGCACCGCCGGCGTCTCGCCCGCCAGCGTCTTCCCGCTGCTACTCAGGCTGAATCGCCATCATCTGAACAAGATCAGCAAATCCGAGCGGTTCGGCGGGCACGAACACTTCATTCAGCAGCAGATCGAAGCCGTGCTTGCCCTCTTCAAGCCTCCACAGCCCGGACGGCCACCCGCCTTTCCGCGCACGCTCGATCTTCAGTCGCAGGGCCGATTCGCCCTCGGCTTCTACCAACAGAGCGCCGCCGATGCCGCAGCCCGCCAGACCAACAAGAAGGATGCCGAGCCAGCGGCAGCAGCATCCTGA
- the cas7c gene encoding type I-C CRISPR-associated protein Cas7/Csd2, with the protein MSSPILTNRHDFLLLFEVTNGNPNGDPDAGNLPRIDPNTNRGMVTDVCLKRKVRNFLELFPPARESEAENGYSVLIKQGAVIEREQKKAETHAAQAVPKGSADQQAEAAKNWLCREFFDMRTFGGVVSTGDGVLKGSAFGQVRGPVQFTFGQSIHAITPLEVTITRCAVTKEDDAKKERTMGNKHIVPYALYAAKGYVSPAFAERTGFTEADLDLLFQALLHMFEHDRSAARGEMVVRGLYDFEHVGTQHPNNAEQNKREARLGCAHAHVLLEGVKVALSDDARAAGKTFPESFADYAVTNTWTAENLPRGIKLDLRHAGSAIGPRQG; encoded by the coding sequence ATGAGTTCGCCCATCCTCACCAACCGTCACGACTTCCTCCTTCTCTTCGAGGTCACCAATGGCAACCCCAACGGCGACCCCGATGCAGGCAATCTCCCGCGCATCGACCCCAATACCAATCGAGGCATGGTCACCGACGTCTGCCTCAAGCGGAAGGTTCGCAACTTCCTGGAGCTTTTCCCACCTGCCCGTGAATCCGAAGCCGAAAACGGCTACAGCGTCCTCATCAAGCAAGGGGCGGTGATTGAGCGTGAGCAGAAGAAAGCCGAGACTCACGCGGCTCAAGCCGTGCCGAAAGGTTCCGCTGACCAACAGGCTGAGGCGGCCAAAAACTGGCTCTGCCGTGAGTTCTTCGACATGCGCACGTTTGGCGGTGTCGTATCGACGGGAGACGGCGTGTTGAAAGGCTCCGCCTTTGGCCAGGTGCGCGGCCCGGTGCAGTTCACGTTCGGTCAGTCCATCCACGCGATCACGCCGCTCGAAGTCACGATCACGCGCTGCGCCGTCACCAAGGAAGACGACGCGAAAAAGGAGCGTACCATGGGAAATAAACACATCGTCCCGTACGCCCTCTACGCCGCGAAGGGCTACGTCTCGCCCGCCTTCGCCGAGCGAACCGGGTTCACCGAGGCCGACCTAGATCTGCTCTTCCAGGCCCTGCTCCACATGTTCGAGCACGACCGGTCTGCCGCCCGCGGCGAGATGGTTGTGCGCGGTCTTTATGACTTCGAGCACGTCGGCACACAGCATCCCAACAACGCTGAGCAGAACAAGCGCGAGGCCCGCCTCGGTTGCGCTCATGCCCACGTTCTCCTTGAAGGAGTCAAGGTCGCCCTGTCCGACGATGCCCGCGCCGCCGGCAAGACATTCCCTGAGTCATTCGCCGACTACGCCGTAACGAACACCTGGACTGCCGAGAATCTCCCGAGAGGCATCAAGCTCGACCTCCGCCACGCAGGCTCGGCCATCGGCCCGCGCCAAGGGTGA
- a CDS encoding type II toxin-antitoxin system VapC family toxin, whose protein sequence is MNLLLDTCSLLWALQDADQLSADARRALLDPANTISVSVVSFWEIGLKSGLGKLVLHQATPEDIPRFVEESGWTIHPLSPATAAGVGRLPRPSDHRDPFDRLLVWTAIHEGFSLVSGDDALPHYVPHGLKICW, encoded by the coding sequence GTGAACCTCCTCCTCGATACCTGCTCCCTCCTCTGGGCCCTGCAGGACGCCGACCAGCTCTCCGCCGACGCCCGCCGCGCGCTGCTCGATCCCGCCAACACCATCTCCGTCAGCGTCGTGTCGTTCTGGGAGATCGGGCTCAAGTCCGGCCTCGGCAAGCTCGTCCTTCACCAGGCCACCCCCGAGGACATCCCGCGCTTCGTCGAGGAAAGCGGCTGGACGATTCACCCGCTCTCACCGGCAACCGCCGCTGGCGTGGGTCGCCTGCCCCGCCCATCCGACCATCGTGACCCGTTCGACCGCCTGCTCGTCTGGACGGCGATCCACGAGGGATTCTCGCTCGTCTCGGGCGACGACGCGCTTCCCCACTACGTGCCGCATGGCCTGAAGATCTGCTGGTAG
- the cas4 gene encoding CRISPR-associated protein Cas4 — protein sequence MPPESHAIPISALNHYLYCPRRAYLIHAEGVFVDNEHTLLGDLAHEHVDFPGYEQRAGWTLLRALPLFSDRLGLSGKADLVEIQRDPSGRVTAARPVEYKKGPKRRWSNDEVQLCAQALCLEEMFSIAIDSGMIYHAQSERRAEVVFDSPMRERTLAAIANLRSEISNTVPPSAELKPQCDGCSLHEVCMPEATGRRDPRLYEPRTY from the coding sequence ATGCCCCCCGAGAGCCACGCCATCCCCATCTCGGCGCTCAACCACTACCTCTACTGCCCGCGGCGGGCCTACCTTATCCACGCCGAGGGTGTGTTCGTGGACAACGAACACACCCTCCTCGGCGACCTCGCGCACGAGCACGTGGACTTTCCCGGCTACGAGCAACGCGCCGGCTGGACGCTCCTCCGTGCCCTCCCGCTCTTCTCCGATCGGCTCGGGCTCAGCGGCAAAGCGGACCTCGTCGAGATCCAACGCGATCCCTCCGGACGCGTCACCGCAGCCCGGCCCGTGGAATACAAGAAAGGCCCGAAACGCCGCTGGTCCAACGACGAGGTGCAACTCTGCGCCCAAGCACTCTGCCTCGAAGAGATGTTCAGCATCGCGATCGACTCCGGGATGATCTACCACGCTCAGTCGGAGCGTCGCGCCGAGGTGGTCTTCGACTCGCCGATGCGCGAGCGCACACTCGCAGCGATCGCAAATCTCAGATCTGAGATCTCAAATACAGTTCCGCCATCGGCGGAACTGAAGCCGCAGTGCGACGGCTGCTCCCTCCACGAAGTCTGCATGCCCGAAGCCACCGGCCGTCGCGACCCGCGACTCTACGAACCCCGCACGTATTGA